The following nucleotide sequence is from Anguilla rostrata isolate EN2019 chromosome 3, ASM1855537v3, whole genome shotgun sequence.
ACATGTTATCATCGGTCATGTCCGGTGATTGACAATTGTAAATAAACAGGTAttttaattccccccccccccccccccccccatggagCTATCCTCTCAAATAATCACAGGGGTAATGCTCACTTTATAACAGCTGATTTCATACTGATGTTAACATATGCAATAATtgctaaaaatgtaattttatcaaGCTGCTAGACTCATCAAGAGAtaacttgtttgtttttcttgcctTACAACACGTTTATATAATAACACCAACGATTATTTAGACACCATCCACTGTAGATATTTAATGGTTCAATTAAAAGATATGCAGTTTATAAGTTCACTGTTGTTCATTATTCTTCATTACGCATTGTTCAACACTTAAAcgcaataagaaaaaaatagaccGTTTTATTGACGATTATCTAATCAATCAGCCGGCTCataacaattaaaatgacacagataaaTTATTGTCAAGTCCTCGGGTAACCTCGGCTTTGAAAATACATGGGCTACCCAACCGCTGTGCTGTAAAATAACAATTAGCCATATATAATGTTTTATATGAGCCTTTCTTGACAAATGCCCGAAGTAACTATCAGGGAAACCTGCTAGATATGAGCAAATAAGGCAACACCCAGCGGGGCTGTCATGGCAGTTTAAGAAGTGTTTGTAGCAGTTTGTAACCCAAAAACATAATTGGTCCAAGATTAACAGGAAATATATAACCGTTCCGTGGATAATAGTGACATCTAGTGGAGAATAACATATATGGACGGGTGTGTCACAAATGGTGCTCATGTTTTATTAGACcgtttgaatttattttcaatataattATAAGTTGTggagcattttaaaacacagcagGCTAATACGATATTACACAACGAAATGTTCTAAATTTTATAGTGTTTTGAGGATTAGTAGATTCAATCATGTCCATAAAGGTTAACATTTGTGATGAACACAACCATTACTGTAATTGATGTAACTGCCATTGATAAATCATTGACAATTGTCCCCAAAAATTATGTTTCAATACTTATAAACATACCCCTCTCTCCTTAATGCAATATTACAATGGctccaaataaatacaaacacactatatatacttgttaaaatgtgttacaatgtgtgtgcatgaaacTACTGGGTACATTAGAACAGGTCCTTTACATATTAAAGCATAATAACCCTGTTATGACAATTAAAGAGAAGTCTGGGTATTTATACAAGCTCCACACTTAAGTGTAATGAGAAAAATTCCCATTGTTGTACATAGTAGAGAGCAGGAAGCATCACACTCTGAAAATATATCTGTTGCTGGACGTTTGACAATTTTTTATTACagaaatgatatatttttttagaacaGCAGAAAAGTCTGCAACATTTAAAAcgcaattaaagaaaaatacgCATATTTGTTCTTTAGAAATTGTGATTACAATTATTTCCATTGTGCCATATTTTGTAAGACAAGGGCACCTTAAAGTAAAATTATCTATTTTAGTTTTCATCCTGTTAAAGGGATCTAGGAGATTTCTAATGGGCAATGTCTTCTCTGTCATCTAAGAAATTGTACTTATAGACTgcttaaattgtatttgaaaacGAGTAAAAATGATTTGTCATTTTCTACATGGGGAAGTAGTGCTGAAGTCACGTGAGCGCTAATAATTCGTCATCTTCAGTAGAGAAAGGGTGGGACCTACTTGCAAATGGATACACGGCGCCATCTACTGGTGTCGTAGCCATACAATGTTTTATTATGgttaatttttacatttggaaaaacaaTTCCATATCACGGGAGGGCTTCCcacaaataaacattgatatttttcaaaagCTTATATAGTTTCAAGGTGCTGTATATTTTTCTTAATAGAACTGGAAATCTCCaggcttattattatttttcttttcctttgcgCATTCTCCTGATATCACAGTGGCCACTGGTTCATGGAAATGAGAGTCATTACACAGAGGCATCATCTAAGAAGCGGACAGCCAAGCAAAAGCAGCTAGCTGTGTGCAGGCACGTCTCCCTCAATGCAGGAGCTCCTCCTTCAGATTTATACAGCAGAGAGTTTGTGCTGACAGGGGCTACTGTCACAGataaatggtaaaacataaTTTGAGTTTTGAAAAGGGTGTAAAACTCACATTAATTTCTGTCTTAAGTGCTGGCTTTAAAGCCAAGAGGATGTCATCCACTGCTATTTCGGGAAATGGTTACCTCATACATttgtctgccaaaaaaaaaaaacgtaatgaAGGGTGAGATTTGTTGGACAAAGCAATCTTGCATTAAATCATAAGGAGGCTGTCATTAATGTCACTGGGAATTGTGTTTATTTAGCAGAAGCCATTTGGAGGGTCCACTTGCTGTAATTAAGTGTGTTACCTTAGCACATGCTAAAAAAGACCAAAAAGATACAAATGCTCTTAATGGTCAAAAAATGTTCAACATGACTTCACAGTGTCAAAATGTCATAAATGATATTGTGGGGAATAGGCCCAAAAACACCTTCCATTTTCCCAACAAGGGGACAGGAACCAGCTATGACACAAACAAATGCTCCCATGGCGAGTGTGTCTGACCGCAGATTGTGAAAGGGAATGGGCCATCGTGAAATGAGCGCACGTGCAGGCTGTGATGTATTTCCATGTCAGGGGACTGGTGTCTCCAGGTCCAAAGAGTAAGGGGGTGTGATCAATGGGTGAGACAAACAAGGCGTCCGTGGGATGACACGAAGGAGAGTACACAGGGCATCGATCAAAGCCCATCTGCTGGGGTCAGATACCACAGTGCACCTGAGCTGAGCTGCCCTTTCATCCTCATCTCTAACTTCTGCCCTATAGGAGTAAAACCCCAGCTGTGTATATACACGCCATTTCAATCAGTTGGGTTTTGGTGGATTGTtatctacacagtaaaatgtccactgttaattcagctctttaacagataacattcgGTCCCACATTCAAGaggtgaattaacactggacatggACACTGGACTGTACTGTGTATGATTTTCAGAGGCATAGAGAAAGGTGGCCTCACATCTCTTTGTCAGACCCCCACCCAAAGACATGTCCTTTCATGAGAAAAGGCTGGAACAGAAGACCTCAGTGTGGCAACCTCAGCTTGTTTGCAATGGGATGAGATTCTCACACAGGAAAGGTTAGTCTAGCAGAAGTGTCTCAGCTGTTTATTAGGCATGGAAGATTCATAAGGCCCTGGTCCTGAGGCTTTGGGAACTGTCGCCCTGAGAGCTTCAGCAAGAGAcagccagagacagagacaacCACTGGCCTGCCAAGAACATGGCCTTTGTGTAAACTAAACCAGACCAAACACAGATCCTCTTTCAGATATCTGGACACAGCCGGTCCTAACCCACTGCGATAGGCATCGAATACTTTGATAATGCTTCTGTATACGTAaatgtctggggggggggggggtgaagcttCTTATTTCTGTCCCTAGACCGACAGGCCCACTGGCTCTAGGGAGtgtattttggtggtggccCAGAGAACATTGTCTCTCCACATGTGCTCTTCCCACACAGCCTGTGCTTTCACGGGGATACTGAGACGCAAGCTCTTCAGCTGATGGAGGATCCCTGTCTGATCCGGTGATGCGTTTCGCCCTTTATTCCTGTCCCTTTTCACTCACTCCCTTACTGCCCCATGAAAGGCCGTGGTCCTGCTCTCAAATACGTTTTAATCAATGCTCAGGCCAGTCAGGCAGATAGCTTTCAGGCTACACCACTCAGTGGCAGCGAATGCTATCTGattgaaacaaaacattaaatttgTGTTACCTGGATTCAGTGTTGGTTGTATTCTTCTGAGAGAATACCCATAAAAAAGTACCATTTAACATTTCAGGGTCTCAATAAAATATCCGTTGCCATGGTTCTCAGCCAGACTGTTTCCTCCACTGAACAAAGAGAAACGAGGCTCCAGTTGTGATGCCACCACAGTATCTTAATTAAGAGAGCGCTATGAAGCGGAAATAATATTACCAGGCCTCAGTCTCATTATCAgtttaatttagaaataaatgtaCTGGAACACAGTCGGTGGTACACAAGATATCTGGTTATCTCCTGAGCCTGAGTTATAACACGTGATGAAATAGAAGCTATATTTCAGAATTAGAAATCGACTTTTCTCCATGGGATTAAGCAGTATATAATGAgcactgtgtgagtgtttggTTCTGAAAAGTGGCTTGGTTTAATCCTGTGATGAATCTAAGCTGGCATGTAGCTTGATGTTAGACACTGATGTATAATAGGtaagctttttaaaacacataaagACATTTATTCTCTTTTGTTATCTTTTTTTACACATCTTCAGTTATCTCCCTTGCATTCGTATCagctttttcacatttaaaaaaaaaaaaagctcacaaAAAAGACCCCACTGttctcttttttatgtttaaccCATGCTGTGGAAATTTCAAAAAAGGTACAGGCACCTTTCAGACTATAAATtgacaataaataaaagtcacatttaatgatattgaaatattgttattttttattatggctGTATTTTTTCTGGCTCACTGTAATGGTAATAACAGGCATTATTCCACCCCATAAAACAGTCATAAATTCAGAGGCACTTTTGTTATCATTCCATTATTATTCTCAAAGGGAGTCGAGGTCTGTACCTCTAGTGTTGCAAGAATGAACTATCTACATGCCATCATCACATATACCACCCATCACATCCCGAAATGGGCTTTTTGAGAAcattcacactttcacacacgtTAGCTGGTCTCTCTCAAGTATGAGGAACCCACAGAACAATTCCTTACGAGTTTACCTGTAAATGATTGCTCCACATGTCTTCACATGAAAGGAGCAGGATTTCCCATGTAAAGATAGCTAACATTCTCAGGCTTAAATTTAGATTCAGAGGCAACACAGACAACTCACAGTATATATTGGATCACTTAATCCggtataatatataaaataattgtaaGTTATTTTTGTTGAGTGATTTGTTAAGTGATTGCACAGTTGTACAGATATTCTGCAATTTGTTAAAATTGTGCCAGCACATACGTAAGATACAACGACGTGCGTCACAAAAAGTTACCAGAAGATGGCAGTCTAATAACCCTTTTACGTTATGTTTTGGTCGTGCGTGGCGGATACAATAAAATCAGCCTACTTCACGTTACGATATTATTTTTAGAACAATTGTGTGGAACACAGAGAATAATGTCTTCtcttgtaaataaaacagcaggacCTCCTTCACTTTGTAGCATTAGTCAATGCAATAATATAGGGAAAAACCTAATACTGGTGACCTGACATGGTAAATTAGACTTCTATACTAAAACAAGTGTTttcaataaacaatgaaaaactgtTAATAGAATCTCAAATTATTAAAGGGAAATTAAAGTATTCTTCTGTAAGAAAAAGTGGCAAAGAAGAAATAAGTGGCAAATTCTAAACATGCTATGTGAATAGATCAGGGTTGTAGGTCTATTCTGCATTGACAAGAGAATTATACAATCCAAataaattcttttctttttttttttgggggggggggggtaaataaatacagatgatGACATTATCCAATGTACAgggaaagtatttttatttaacttttatttgcAATTATTGCATTCAAATAAAATCTCTTTGTCATCAATCACCATGGGGAAAGTCAAAGAACTGTAATATCAAAGTCTACAGTTATTCACCAGCACAAATTAGgtaatgggtaaaaaaaaacaacaacaaaaaaacataaatggttCAACATTCCGCTAACCATTGTCaaggcaataataaaaagtttCAAGCATCTGGAAGTTGCACACTTACCAGGAAAAGGACACAGGTGCGTGTTGTccccacacacagtgaggaagATAGTGAGGGAGGCAAAGAAAAACCCAAAGATCACAGTTTAAGAACTGAGTTTAGCTGCATCTTGGAGTCACAAATCTGAAAATCAACCGTAAAATGCCACCTCCGTACCAACAGGATCTTTGGAACGGTTGCATGAACAAAGCCTTCACTCAGAGCAAGAAATTCAAGCGTCTTAAACATCATGATTGGAACTGGGTACTATGTCCAGATGAGACCAAAAACTGAACTTCACCATTGTTCACCATTGGCATGTCTGGCATCAAAAGAGGGATACGATACATACAAAGAAAAGTACCTCATGACAACTGTCAGTTATGGTTGCGGATCATTGATGCATTGGGGTTGTTTTTCTGCCAGTGGTCCAGGGGCTCTTGTTAAGATTAATGGCCTAATGAATTACACAAAGCACCTGGACGATTAAGCCCAAAATGGGTTTGCCTCTGCCAGGAGGCTGAGCCTTGGCCAAATGTGAACCTTCCAGCAAAGTAAAGACTGCAAACGGCCCTCAAAATCAGCACAAAAATGGTTCTATGAGAACAAAATCAATGATTATGCATTGGCCAGTCACCAGACAAACATACAGAAAACCAGAGATCTGCTTTGAGTCCATAAGTGTAAACTGAACAATATCAAGATTCTTGATATGTTCTGCATAGAGCAATAGTTCAGGATCTCTCCAAATGTGTTGTCCAAACTTACATACAGGAGAAGGTTTGTTGCTGTAATCTTTACAGCACCGCACCAAGAACTAATCACAAAGGTACCAATAATTGTGAAACctattttttggaaataatattataattttttgtaatattgtagTGTAATATTTTTATCGGTTCCATTGAATCATTAGCAAAGTCCCATATTTTCCACATGTTGAAAACAAATtgctatttgttttctttcttgcgCATCAAAGGTGCCAATAAATCTGGACCTGACTGTATTTTTACAAGGATTATTTCCAAATttaacatagctaaaattatttttttaagaagcaCCGCATTTCAATAATGCTTTAAGATAGAAGTTTCAAGTTTTCATGCAGTatatgattcattcattttaattttgataaatatttgaaaaatgcatttcccagaatccattactgaaattatgaataaaaaacaattgaaaatgggaaaatattttcataacatGAATTGGTATCTGAAAGCCGATGTTTTTTTGGAAGCTAATGGAGGTGTGTTTGTCCAGATAAAtgagaatttaatgttttatgaattaagagattttctttaaatgttatttaaaatgtccaCTTCTTgttattcaaattcaaattctgcaTCTTGgagatttttttatattccaattacaattcatgaattgaattggAATCAATTACAAAATTCTGAACAGACCCCACCCTGGAATAGAGTCACTCAGATTTCCCACTGTTCTTCAGTAATGTTTATACTATGGTTTTATCATactttaaatttgaatgagtaaaaCCTGGTATTgaattttcatcaaaaaatatCCAGAgttttatgatgatgatgatgatgatgatggtgctggAGATGGTGGTGACTGCTGCTACTCCTGCCGCCACCGATTAGtttaaatgaattttgtttttcgAGATGCccaatgtgttttttgtatgaTAGTAAAAAATATAAGACCTCTGTtagattatttttatgaattcataTAGCCTATCTATCATGTCAAAAATTATCCTGACAATATTCAAATGTGAATGAGAGATATTAACCATTAGCCCGCTTATCTTAGTGGTTTGTTACATTGTTATAATTTCTTGCCTATGATTTTAATCAAACCGTCTTTCATTagttcatttaatttataaaactgGGACTGGGGAGACATGACGAATGTGATGCTCtttactaaaatgtttttactcaTAAATAGAAACAAACTGTTAAGATTCTTTAATTTTATGATATTGTATGTTTGTTACAGATATGAATGACTTCTTCTGAAGTTGGTTAGATGAAATTATGCTAAGATAAATGTTGACAAACGAAGTAACAGTTAGAGGTTAGAATCGCTGTATCATAACCAAATTTGCTTCAATAGAGAGCCTTGAGTCCAGTGACAGCAGCTAGCTACTTACCTAACATTGCAGCTCTGTGAATTTGTACCCTGGTATATCCATCACGTGGGAGGTTGCACTTCCTTCTTCCGTTTACAGCTGAGGAGAAAATAGTGCGCCGCAAAATGGAGGTGATGATATTATTAGTGTATTTTCAGTATGAGTAGCGTATGCATGCACTTTTATTAGTTAAATTGGTGTGGTTGTGAAGTTGTGAATTAttgtgtaaaatttaaaaatattgaaacggTGAACATCGAGTAAGCTACACGAATTACTAAACAAGACTTATTCAGCTCCAGTCTACCTTAGTTGTACGCTATGTCCCTGGTCGGAGGAACCGATATCTGTAGCGACGTAAAAATCTATCATTGACAGCTAGGAATTTTGTCCCATAGCTAGCTGCAAGACCGTTTTCCAAAGGGGAGTATCGGGCTGTAAAATTGTAGTATTTATCTCTCTATAAAAACAGATCACTATCGTTGTGTGCTACGACTCATAGCTACGTTATGGAAATTTGGAATATGTCTGCAATTTCGGCAATTCCTTTGCGCTTTAGCCAGTTTAGCCTACAATATGGAGGGATGATAGGAAAGCAACCTAAAATGGCGTATGGAGGGATCCTTTCAAATAGAATTTTCTATGCGCTTCGGGTGTCGTTCTTGTCGTTTCATGGAGAATTACTTCATCGAAAGACGAACGTACATAATGTCTATCTTGAGCGCGTCTAATTTCACTTTGATGTTTTGCCTTTTGAAGAAAATGGACTGTGTCGATATTGTGTGAAACATCTGGAATCTGTCACCAAGCCTGTCGCGCTGTTGCAGCTGGTATTGTacttaagggggggggggtctgttcaTTTAGCCTATGGATTATATAACAGTGTCACACTATAGGCTATTGTCGTTTATTACGGACGTAAACAAGAAACGAAAGACACATTTGGCTTGCTAGTTTATCGGCTTGCTGTTTTTctggaaaacatttattttacatgcaacGTTCAGAAAAGGGTGGGCTGGAAGAAGGAATGGCGATACGCGGTACTTTTCACGCTTTCTTACTGTAAGTTGAGCTGTATAGCTACgttaaataaaatggtttgttAACATCAAAACGAGTATTTTAGCCTTTTTAATCCCTAATAATAAAAAGGCTGTCAGGCTGCTTCTTCCTGCACCCAAAATGGTCATTAGGCTATGTAACACAGTCTGTACTGTAAGgtttgcagttattttaatgGTCACGAACCCTATTTCTTATTCTTAATGTCGACAGGGCCATGACACCAAGGAGCCTGAGCAGCTCCGGAAACTATTCATCGGGGGCCTGAGCTTTGAAACGACAGATGAGAGTCTGAGGAGCCACTTTGAGCAATGGGGAAAGCTAACCgattgtgtggtgtgtatgtccTTTAAAGCTTTGCAGTTTCCCAGGTCTCTAAATTGATTGTGTTTTCAATTAAATGCAATGTGATGAAGCTTAAGATGAAACCTATAAAATTTTATGAATATGGACGGGATGAGCTAGGCTACTTGACCGTCTAGATAAAACAATTTTCTACAAGAACCGGGTACCAAAATTGTAACTGAGTTTGCGTGTAATTTCTCATTTGGTAATTTTtattcacacaaatacaggtCTTTTTGGACTAGTTCATAGTCGTTTTTTGCCTAACTGTTGACTGTGTTGTGAAGGTCATGCGGGACCCTGCGAATAAACGTTCACGAGGGTTTGGTTTCGTGACGTATTCCTGCGTGTCGGAGGTGGATGCTGCTATGGCGGCCCGCCCTCATAAGGTGGACGGGCGTGTCGTAGAGCCCAAAAGAGCAGTTTCCAGAGAGGTGAGCCCCTTACTGTTCTGCCTCTTTCCAACGGCTATTGGGAAGTGATGAAACGTGTCACTTCCTGAACACAAGTTTtctcaaatgaagaaaaaaatacattctctTACAGTCATAACGAAGTGTCCTGATACTGCTTAGCGTTGGTATTAACAGCACTGCTTTTTATGTAATGCCCTCAAACAAAATTGGTGACTTCTGGACTATTTGCTACTGGAAGCATTTACATAAACAATACTGTGATTTGAACACAATTTCCCACCCAACTCAAACTAACccaatttcatgtttttttgtgtgtgtgctggttttcattccaaccgcACAATTGCAACTCCATAATTGCTTTTTCAAAAGGTCAGCTAATCAAACCTACATTGTGTTGACATATATGTTAATGAAAAGGTTTTAAGAATTTATGCCTGTTTAATTAACCTCAGTTGAGATGTTGgtggaaattaaaaaattaaaaaataaacatttactgAGGAGTGGAAAGCTTGACACAGGCCATGTTAATGAAGCCATGTTTTAGACTATGTCAtacataaaatcattttttattaaagcactattgtatacatttttatactatTATATTAATAGTGGATAGcatcattttgattttattgtaaatgCTGCATCCAGTTCTCCACGTTGGGCAGATAAAGATTCAGCACTTGTATTTCTGTCTTTAGGATTCCTCTAAGCCAGGAGCCCACTTGACAGTGAAAAAGATCTTTGTAGGAGGGATCAAGGAAGACACAGAGGAGTACCACCTGAGAGAGTATTTTCAGACCTATGGGAAGATTGAAAGCATTGAAGTGATGGAGGAGCGCCAAACCGGGAAGAAGAGGGGCTTTTGTTTTGTCACTTTTGACGATCATGACACGGTGGACAAAATCGTCGGTAATTATTATCACACTCTCTGACACACCTTTCTGATGTATATGAAAGCGGGACTgttaaatcaaaatgttttcttgctttGCTATGCTTCAGAAGAAATGTGTGACCAAAATCCCTGTTTGGCAGTCTGCAATCTCATATTTTCATGTCACTGTAAAGAATGTGCCTTTCGCTCAACCTTctgtcttttgttttaaaatacatttgtctCTCTCGTTGCAACAGCACAGAAATACCACACAATAAACTCTCATAACTGTGAGGTCAGGAAAGCGCTttccaaacaggaaatgcaggCAGCATCCAATCAGAGGAGTAAGTAGACTGCAGTCTTTTGCTTGTTTGATTTtctggtttgaaaaaaaaaaacaggattttccAGTTGTTTGGGTTTGGTTTGGGAGTGATGGGAAGTTTACACAAAACCAGGGGTAGGATAGGCCGTGTAAAATCCACATAGTGGTCATAATAATGGTAATTCTATTGGATGATGGTGATAAttaatgcaattcatatttacattgcaCATTGTGTGAATCTCAAAATAACTTTACAATGGAGGGGGGCCCAACATCCGCCCCAGACCCATCAGTGTGTAGCATTCGTATGGGTGTTGCGGGGTACCTTTTTGTATAAGGACACACAACAAATCTGATTCTGAGAAGaggtgggatttttttttttttgctagttaAACTTAGAGCGATAAGATGGCCAGATTGAGTATGTCTGATTATGAATGCAGCCAGGACCCTGGGAAAACCTACTCTTAGCATTATTTAGTTTGTACATCATGCACTCTGTGctatgcaataaaaatgatggAAGGACTCTGTGTCAACAGATCTCTCTACAGAAATGACTCCGAGACCATCCGTACTGCGCTGTTGGTGAAAAGTATTTGCTTTCCCAAAAGAccaaattgtgtttattttcccctTCGGGTTGTGGGACTGCACGATGTGGGCAAGCTGCAGGGGCATAAACGTTGGTGTTTTTTCACAGATAGGGGCGGAGGTTCAGGAAACTTCATGGGCAGAGGCGGAAATTTCGGTGGGGGAAACTTTGGCCGCGGAGGCAACTTTTCTGGTAGGAGCcgtttgattagattttttttttttttgcaaaaaacagGCTGCCACTGACATGCATACAAGAATATCTTTACTCAAACTTTTACCCACCCTGTAGGTGGATatggaggaggcagaggaggttaTGGTGATGGTGGCGGCTACAATGGATTTGGTGGAGATGGTATGTCTTTCctactttactttttttttttactttactgttTACGGTGGGGCTGGAATTTATATACTGGAAAgcttatttttgtctttattagtTTTCTGTGACCCAACCCTTTCAATGACAAAATGTGTTTAAGACTGCACAGCTATGGCTTGAGATCTGAGCAGTGGCATGCTACTGCTACACTGCCCATGGCAAAGGGGTAAAGAGGAAAATGAGCTAGGCAGTTTTAGAGAGATTTAAAGCGAAATCGCTCTGTCTGACGCAAACTGCTGTCATAGAAGTAGTTTTAGTTGTGGACTATGGAC
It contains:
- the hnrnpa3 gene encoding heterogeneous nuclear ribonucleoprotein A3 isoform X1; the protein is MEGHDTKEPEQLRKLFIGGLSFETTDESLRSHFEQWGKLTDCVVMRDPANKRSRGFGFVTYSCVSEVDAAMAARPHKVDGRVVEPKRAVSREDSSKPGAHLTVKKIFVGGIKEDTEEYHLREYFQTYGKIESIEVMEERQTGKKRGFCFVTFDDHDTVDKIVAQKYHTINSHNCEVRKALSKQEMQAASNQRNLSTEMTPRPSVLRYRGGGSGNFMGRGGNFGGGNFGRGGNFSGGYGGGRGGYGDGGGYNGFGGDGNYGGGPGYGGGRGGYGGGGGPGYGNQGGGFGGYDNYNDGGNFGGNFGGGGGGNYNDFGNYGGQQSNYGPMKGNSFGGRNSGGPYGGGYGSSGGSGGGYGSRRY
- the hnrnpa3 gene encoding heterogeneous nuclear ribonucleoprotein A3 isoform X2, with translation MEGHDTKEPEQLRKLFIGGLSFETTDESLRSHFEQWGKLTDCVVMRDPANKRSRGFGFVTYSCVSEVDAAMAARPHKVDGRVVEPKRAVSREDSSKPGAHLTVKKIFVGGIKEDTEEYHLREYFQTYGKIESIEVMEERQTGKKRGFCFVTFDDHDTVDKIVAQKYHTINSHNCEVRKALSKQEMQAASNQRNRGGGSGNFMGRGGNFGGGNFGRGGNFSGGYGGGRGGYGDGGGYNGFGGDGNYGGGPGYGGGRGGYGGGGGPGYGNQGGGFGGYDNYNDGGNFGGNFGGGGGGNYNDFGNYGGQQSNYGPMKGNSFGGRNSGGPYGGGYGSSGGSGGGYGSRRY
- the hnrnpa3 gene encoding heterogeneous nuclear ribonucleoprotein A3 isoform X3, producing the protein MRDPANKRSRGFGFVTYSCVSEVDAAMAARPHKVDGRVVEPKRAVSREDSSKPGAHLTVKKIFVGGIKEDTEEYHLREYFQTYGKIESIEVMEERQTGKKRGFCFVTFDDHDTVDKIVAQKYHTINSHNCEVRKALSKQEMQAASNQRNLSTEMTPRPSVLRYRGGGSGNFMGRGGNFGGGNFGRGGNFSGGYGGGRGGYGDGGGYNGFGGDGNYGGGPGYGGGRGGYGGGGGPGYGNQGGGFGGYDNYNDGGNFGGNFGGGGGGNYNDFGNYGGQQSNYGPMKGNSFGGRNSGGPYGGGYGSSGGSGGGYGSRRY